GGTTGCTTTTCGTCTTTTACCAGCGGATCATGGTTTATTTTGTAAACGATAGATTTATCGCGCGAAAAAAAATCGTTATTTAATTTAATCAGCTTTACACGCGGAATAATATAACCCAGCAACTTCATGGCGGCTAAAGCAAAGCCGGGGGCGGGTATCCTGAAGGCAAAACTCTCGCAAACAAATCCCATTAGTTTTTCCTGGTGCTTAAGCGCGTACACGGCAGCAAACACACCGCCCGCGCTATGACCCAATAAAATTACCGGAACACCGGGATGCGCCATTTGAATAATGTTCAACAACTGATCGATGTTGGCAATGATCTCTTTATAATCATGAATATAGTATCGCTCGCCTTCAGATAATCCCCGCCCCGGCAAATCAAGAGCGTATACCTCATACTGGCTTTTATTAAGTTCGAGGGCAAAGTTGTGATAATAGGCGCTGTGCGAATTAAGGCCGTGTACTATCAGTACGATACCTTTCGGTTTACTATCCGTTAACCAGTTTCTGAAAAATAGCTTTTGCCCCTTTGTATTGCCGAAGCTTGAGGTTCTTTGCTTTACTATCAACTCCATGGCACAGATAACGTCAATTTCATGCCATTAACCCAAAATACAATAGATATGAATGTGTTTTATTTTAAGTATTTGATTATTAACAGGTTGTATTGCTATTAATGCAAGAGTTGAGGGCTTTATTATACACTATCTCCGAAACGGGCGTAGGCAGCCTCCGTAAATTTCGGAGGCTGTGACGAAAAAGCGTAGCGGTTTTATCATAAACCGATTATAGATGACCGGTTTGACTGAGGTAATCATCCCGTTTTATTCCAAGCCGGGCCATTTTTGATTCGAGGGTTGTTGGTTTAATATCCAGCAGTTCGGCCGCGCCATTTGTGCCACGAATGCGCCCCTCGGATTTTTTGAGGATCGAGATAATATACTCCCTTTCTGCCTCCTGCTGGGCAAATTTTACGTCTTCGTAGGTTGTAAGCCTGGCGAGCTGAGTGGCTTCGATCACCTTATCATTAAGATTTTGCTTCAGCGTTAGTTCCGATTTTCCGTCGTTAAGAATTACTGCCCGTTCCAGCACATTTTCCAGTTCGCGGATATTGCCCGGCCAGTTATAAGCAAACATTTCGGCAAGCATTGATTCGGCAATCCCTTTAAACTCCTTGTTAAACTCCCTGCAAAATTTGTTTGCAAAGTATAATGATAAAGCAGGGATATCGCTCTTGCGTTCGCGCAGCGGTGGTAGCGTTATCGGGAAGATGTTGAGACGATAATACAAATCAAGCCTGAAGTTTCCGGCTGCTATTTCCTTTTCAAGATTCCGGTTAGTAGCAGCTACGATGCGCACATCAACCTTTTTGGTTACCGTGCCGCCAACGTAGTCAATTTCCTTTTCCTGCAAAACCCGCAGCAGCTTTACTTGCATATCGGTTGAAAGCTCACCAATTTCATCCAAAAAAATGGTACCGCCGTCGGCGCGCTCAAATTTACCCATCCGTTTTTCGGTAGCGCCGGTAAAGGCTCCCTTTTCGTGCCCGAAAAGTTCGGATTCAACCAGCGATAATGGAATGGTAGCGCAGTTAACTTTGATAAACGGCCCTTTATTCCGTCCCGAAAGCAGGTGAATAGATTCGGCAATGCGCTCCTTTCCGGTGCCGCTTTCGCCGAGTATCAGAACCGAGGTATTGTATGGAGCCACCTGCCTTACCAGTTCTAAGGCAGCCAGTAAAAGGCGGTGGGTACCAATGATGTTTTCAAATCCGGAGTTTGCCGTTACCGGTTCGGTCTCGGGCTGGTACTGATCATTTTGATGCAGCATTGTACGGCCGCTAAAAAGCCTTTCGGTAATTTCTTTCAGATGTATTTTAAGCCGGTTAAGCAGCGCAATATGTTCTATTGTGTAGGCGCCGCGTCGGCGGCTGTAAAAAAAGTAGTTAACCAGGTTGCCATTATTGAGCGCCACCGGGAATATCAGGTTTGATTCGATTTTAAAATGATCAAATAGCCTGCGATGCAATTCGTTGGGCTGTTTGTTTTTATGGGGCGAATCTGAATTGTAAATAAAGGCGTCACCTTCGGGTGAGAGGTTTTCGTTTTCAAAAAAGAAATTGGGTGTTAAGCCGGCAATTTTAGTGAGTTCGTCGTTGCCGATGGGCTCATACTCGTCGGTTCCGGTGCGTATATATCCAAAACCGGTGCATATTTCGCCGGGTGC
The sequence above is a segment of the Mucilaginibacter celer genome. Coding sequences within it:
- a CDS encoding alpha/beta hydrolase, translating into MELIVKQRTSSFGNTKGQKLFFRNWLTDSKPKGIVLIVHGLNSHSAYYHNFALELNKSQYEVYALDLPGRGLSEGERYYIHDYKEIIANIDQLLNIIQMAHPGVPVILLGHSAGGVFAAVYALKHQEKLMGFVCESFAFRIPAPGFALAAMKLLGYIIPRVKLIKLNNDFFSRDKSIVYKINHDPLVKDEKQPARTMQQLLYACNYLKKNMAGIKLPLFIIHGTADKVTMPAGSKYFIEHASSPDKRLKFYEGHYHDLLNDKYNDMVIRDIIRWINGIVSTQ
- a CDS encoding sigma 54-interacting response regulator, which codes for MSTKVLIVEDEFVVANGLRLVLKQAGHTVCGIATSAEEAEYAAEKYKPDIVLVDIRLNGKRSGIDLARKLKATDVAFVYLSANSSQKVLEEAKETQPYGFLVKPFREKDVLVALDIALYRHQHNIETKLRQEQFLKNQLADISVEVKDAVQGVLKLTRLLQPHIPNDLIVSGRRPAPGEICTGFGYIRTGTDEYEPIGNDELTKIAGLTPNFFFENENLSPEGDAFIYNSDSPHKNKQPNELHRRLFDHFKIESNLIFPVALNNGNLVNYFFYSRRRGAYTIEHIALLNRLKIHLKEITERLFSGRTMLHQNDQYQPETEPVTANSGFENIIGTHRLLLAALELVRQVAPYNTSVLILGESGTGKERIAESIHLLSGRNKGPFIKVNCATIPLSLVESELFGHEKGAFTGATEKRMGKFERADGGTIFLDEIGELSTDMQVKLLRVLQEKEIDYVGGTVTKKVDVRIVAATNRNLEKEIAAGNFRLDLYYRLNIFPITLPPLRERKSDIPALSLYFANKFCREFNKEFKGIAESMLAEMFAYNWPGNIRELENVLERAVILNDGKSELTLKQNLNDKVIEATQLARLTTYEDVKFAQQEAEREYIISILKKSEGRIRGTNGAAELLDIKPTTLESKMARLGIKRDDYLSQTGHL